The Poseidonibacter lekithochrous region TTTTATAAACCTTTAGTTTTATTTTCTTGTCATCAAAAGATAAAGTTACACTATTTTTAGAAATAACAATTAATTCATAATCACTAATATATTCACCTAGTTCTAACCACTTATTATTTATTAACACTGTTTTATCAATAATTGCTTTTAATTTAAACTTCTTAGATTTACTCTTTTTTACTGTCTCTTTAGAGTTTGGCGTCTTAAAAAAATACTTTTCAAAACTAACTGTAATTTCTAAATTATATTTTTTTGATTGTTTATTTTTGTCTATGGATAAGTTTTTTATATTTGAGTATGTATTTATATTTTCTAAAAAAGATACAAAGTCTTTTATTTTATTTAAAGATAAAGTACAATTAATAAGTATCTCTTTTCTTTCATTATTCATTGAATTTATTTTTATTCTTTTGACACTTGTATATTCTTCTATATTTTTATTCATATCTAAAAGAGATTTATCAAACTCCTCTATTTTATAACTAATAGATTTTGTAAGAGTTTTATCATTATTAAAAAGAAGTGGTATATTATAAATAATCAAAGAAAATAGAATAAAAACTAGTAAATATAGTTCTACTTTTACTTTAAATGAACTATTAATAAAACTATTTTCTAAATGTTTTAATATTCGCATTACAAACATAAACCTTTTTATCTTTAATAAATTCAATAGAGTTTCCATCTAATTTATCTTTGTAAGTATCTAAAAAAGAATAAATACTATTTCTGTTTTTTGAGAAAAAAGAGAGTTCTAATCTATTTTCTTTATATATAAACTCATTTAAGATTAAATCATTTTTTGAAAGCTTTGTTAATAAATATTTTATATCGTCATCTAAGTACTTGTATTTATGTTTATTTTTATAGTCTAAAAAAGAGTTTTTATTCTGAATATTTATATTCAATAAAAGATTATCTTTTACACTATATAAGTAATATAAATAAACTGAAATTGATACTACTAAAAGAAGTACAAAACTCACAAAAAAAGTAAAACTTTTATTTTTTATTTCTGATATATTTATTAGTTTTGTTTTTAAAGAAGACTCTATATATTTATTTTTTAATACTTCTCTTTTATCTAAAGAGATCTTATAAATATTGTCTACTTTTAAATTTAGATTTTTGTGAATATATTCTACTAAGTCTTCATTATTGATTTCATAGTTTAGTTTTTGATAATAATAAAACTCTTGATTTACATAAAGTACAAAAAACTCATCACATAAAAAAATATCAATAGAATCACTTTTATTCTCATAAAAACATTGGAATATATCTAGTTCTAAAAATGAGAACTTTTTATCAAAAATAAATACTTGGTACTTATTAGATTTATATAAATAAGAAGTATATAAATTCTCTTGCTTAAGTTCAATATTTTCTAAACTCAAAGAAGTAAGAATAAATTTTCTTAAATTGTTTTGTTTTATTTCTTCATTAACATCTATTAAAACAGTATTTATATCTTGGGATTTGGCAATCATTAAATAACTTTTATAATTTTAAAAATTATTTTATATGATTTATATTTGAAGTTAGTTTAAATAATAATATTAATTATTATTTGTAAGTATTTATTAAATTATAAGAAGTAAAGACTTCCTATAATTCGATATCATAACCAAGATCTTTAAGACCTTGCTTATTTTTTGTCCAACCTTTTTTGATTGAAACGAATAATTCTAGGTAACATTTTCTACCTGTTAATTTTTCGATTTTTAATCTAGCATCTTTACCAATTCTTTTAATTGCACTAGCATTTTTTCCAATAATCATACCCTTCTGAGTACTTTTTTGAACAATGATAGTTGCTTTGATTACATCAACCCCTGGTTTTTCTTCTACTTTATTTACTAAAACATCTGTTTCATAAGGAATTTCATCTGAAATATTATCAAAAATTGATTCTCTAATAAACTCTTTAAAGATATCTCTTAAGTGTTCAGTAGTCATGATCTCAGGATCAAATAAATATGGATGTTCTGGTAAATGTTTAACTACACTGTCTAAAATATTAGCATGAGTTGTAGCTTTTTTAATAGAAACTGGAATAACAGATTCATATCTATCTGAGAACTTTTCATATTCTTTCATTTTTGCTAAAACTTCTTCATTACTTACATTATCGATTTTAGTAAGTAATAAAACATGTTTTACATTCTTTTTATTTTTTACTAAGAAGTCTTCATAATGTGTTAATTTATCAGTAACTGGGGCTAAGAAAAGAATTAAATCACAATCACCCATCGCTTTTAAGGCTTCTTCTAACATAAACTGATTTATAAGTTTTTCTGTTTCGTGAATACCTGGTGTATCTACAAAGATGATTTGGTCATCTTCATGCATAACTATAATATTTGATCTTTTTCTTGTTGCATTCGCCTTGTGTGATACCATCGCAATTTTTTCACCTACAAGCCAGTTAAGCAGTGAACTTTTCCCTGCATTTGGTCGACCTACAACAGATACATAACCACATTTAGTCATTAATTTTTCTCCTCAAGCTATTTCTTTAGCTTATTTAATTAAAAGAGATAATACCATTTTTGTGTTTACAAAGTGGTAATACAAATAAATTCATTATCTTCTTCTAAAATTTAGGCTTTTTAGTAGGTCTGTTTTTTCTATTTTTTCATTACCATTTAAATCAGCAATTGTCCTTGCAACTTTTAAAACTTTGTTTATACTTCTAAAAGATAATTGATAATTTACAATTGCTTTTTCTAATAATTCTGAAGATGTATCATCCAATACACAATATTTTTTAATCTCTTTATCACTTAATTTTCCATTTAACTCTATTTGTCCTCTTTCTTTTTGAACAATAAAAGCTTTTATTACACTCTCATGTAACTCTTTTGAGCTAACTTTATTTTTATTGTCTTTAAAACTATCATTCATAACTACATATAAATCAATACGATCTAAAAATGGTTCAGAAAGCCTATTTTTATATCTTTGAATTTCCATTTCATTACATCTACACTCTTTTACAGTTGAAAGTAAATTTCCACAAGGACATGGATTCATTGCAGATATAAAAGTGAACTTTGTGTCATAGGTAGTTTTTGTATTTACTCTTGATATTAAAATTTTATTATCTTCTAAAGGTTCACGTAAAGCCTCAAGAACAGATTTTGAAAAGTGAGGCAATTCATCAAAGAATAGAATTCCATTATTTGATAATGCAATCTCACCTATTTTAGCATTTGAACTTCCTCCTCCAAATATTGAAGACTTAGTACTACTATTATGAGGTGCTCTATAACTTCTTTGTGGAATAAAATCAACTTCTTTATAATCTAAAGCTTGAAGTTTAGCTTTTTCTAGTATTTCATCCAAACTCATTGGAGGCATTATATATTTCAATCTTTTAGCAATCATTGATTTTCCACAGCCAGGACTTCCTTCCATAAGCAAATTATGGTTTCCTGCAGCACTAACTAAGGCTGCAAACTTTGGAATATCTTGACCAAAGATATCTGAGAAATCTTCATCATATTTATTATCAAAGTAAAATTCTTCATTTTTGATAGTGATTTTATCAAAGGTCATTTCATCTTTTTTAAATCTATATTTTTCTTTATCATCTGACTTAAAAAAATCAATTGCGGAAGAAATATCTTTTATTACATATATTTTAAGATTAGGTATTTTTGATATTTTTTTTGCAGTGTTTTCACATACTAAAATAGAATTAATTTCCTTTTGTTTTGCTAGGGATAAAACAATGGGAAAAATAGATGATGTATCTTTAATTTTTCCATCTAATCCTAATTCACCAAAAATATAATAATCTTCTAGATTAATATTTTTTTCATTGTATAAACAAATAAGCAAAGCAATTGATAAGTCAAAATGGGAACCTTTCTTTTTTATTTCAGAAGGGGAAAGATTTACAATTATTTTCAAAGGAGGAAACTTAAAATCATTTGTTAATAATGCTGACTTTACTCTCTCCTTCGACTCACTAATACTTGTTGAAATCAAACCAACAATTGTAAACGATGGCAAACCTTTTGTAAATGTAGCTTCAACATTGACACATAAAGCATCTAAAGAATCTAATGACGCTGATTTTATATATTTCATAAACAATCCAATAAAATAATTTTCTACAGTATTTTATCTTTATTTCTTATAAAATAACTAAATTAGTAATTAATATTACTAATTTTTTGAATTATTTAATCAAAGGAAAAAAATTGTCATTTTTTCTATATATTTATGTCATTTTAAATATATTTTTAATATAAAAAATAATATTATATTATACATTTTAAATATATATTTAATACAGAAGTAAGATAATTGAATATAATCAAAGGGGAGAATATGTTTGGATCAGTATCAAATGCTCAGTTAGAAATAATTAATGCATACTTTAAGCAATTTGTTGAACTTGTACAATACAGAAAAAATAAGTTTGAATATGTCGAATCAACTGGAAATGCAAAAGTTGACAGAATGTTTAATGAGTGGAATCAATTAATACAATCTACAGAAGATCAAATAAAAGTTGATATGAAAGTATTAGGTGAGACTGTATTAAACCTAGACAAAGTTGAACAAGGTACATACAATTGTAGAATTAAAAGTAATACAACTAACCCAATGATTCACACTCTAAAAGGTACAATTAATCAAATGCTTAATTCAGTAGAAAATGATATGACTGATTTAAAAAATGTTGTTAATTCTTATGCCCATGATGATTTTACTTCACAAGTTAACGTAAACCCAAAACTAAAAGATACTATGTTAGAAGTAGTTACAAGTGTAAATTCACTTGGTAATTCACTAGCAAGCTCTGCTAAATCTAATTTTGAAAATGGTCAAAGTTTAGAAAACAATGCTTCTATTATGAAAAACTCAATGCATAACCTTGCAGCAAAAGCTAATGAACAAGCAGCATCACTTGAAGAGACTTCAGCTGCAGTTGAAGAGATTACTTCAATTACTAGAAATAATGCTCAAAATGCAACAAAAATGGCAACTTTAGGTCAAACAGTTAAATCAGCAGTTACAAATGGTCAAGATTTAGCTTCTAAAACAGCTGAGTCTATGGAAGAAATTAATACAAAAGTTTCTTCTATTAATGAAGCAATTACTGTTATTGATCAAATTGCATTCCAAACAAATATTCTATCATTAAATGCAGCAGTTGAAGCAGCAACAGCAGGTGAAGCTGGAAAAGGTTTCGCAGTAGTTGCACAAGAAGTACGAAACTTAGCATCAAGATCAGCGGAAGCGGCTAAAGAGATTAAAGACTTAGTTGAAGATGCAAATACAAAAGCTAATGAAGGTAAAAACATTTCAGATGAAATGATTAAAGGTTATGAAACTTTAAATACTCATATCTCTGAAACAATTGGAATCATTGAAGATGTAAGTTCTTCATCAAGAGAACAAATGACTGGTATTGAACAAATCAATGATGCAATTACTATGCTTGATAGAGTTACTCAAGAAAATGCAAGTGAAGCAAACCAAACAACTAATATTTCAAATGAAGTATCTGAAATGGCTAACCAATTAGTTACAGATGCACAAAATAAGAAATTCTAAAGGATAGAAGATGGCAGCAGGACAAGAAACAGTATTAGATGATTATGCTTTTTTAGTTAGTGAGACTGATTCTAAAGGTATTATCAAATTCGCAAATAATGACTTTTGTAACATCGCAGAATTTACTTTAGATGAATTACTAGATCAACCTCATAGTATGGTTAGACATAAAGATATGCCAAGAAAGGCCTTTAAATCTTTATGGGATACAGTACAAAAAGGTCAAATTTGGACAGGTTACGTTAAAAATGCCACTAAAAGTGGTGGATACTACTGGGTATATGCAACTGTATATCCATTTGAATCTTGTGATGGTTCTCAAGGATTTATGTCTTGTAGAAGAAAAGCAAGTAAACAAGAAATTGCAGCAGCAGAAGATCTGTATCGGCAATGGAACAAAGAAGAAGGTAGATAGAGTTTAACTCTATTTGCTTACTTTTTCACTTATTTTAAAAATCTCTTATAAATAATCTTTATTAAAAACTAATCTTTAAAAACTGTAGATATAATATCCTCTTAAATTTACAATGGAGTATATATTATGAATCTTATAAACTGCCCTGAATGTAATCATGAAATTTTAGATAGAATTGGAACAATATGCCCTAGTTGTGGTCATAATGTTACATATTTTGAAGGTGATAAAAAAAGAAAATTATATGGTAAGTTTTTTGCTATGTCTATATTTTTTCCCTTTATATCATTTATTACAATAGTATTTACATCAGGGAATTTAATTGCATTATCAATTGCAAGTATATTATATTTATTTTTAGCGACAGTATCATGTCCACTAAGATTTAAAGATTTGTTTTTTACAGGATATGAAAAACTTGTTTTTTGGGTAATTTGGGGAGTTGCAAATAGCTTTCTTATAGCTATTACATATAATTCTTTTTCTAAGTTACTGTAGGTATTAAAAGACTAAAAAGAATCTACTTCTTTTTATCTTTTAATCTTCTTTTCCACTCTTTTTCAAATTTTTTTCTCTTTAAAAAAGATAGGTTTTCAATAAATAAATGACCTTCTAAATGTTCCATCTCATGTTGCCAAGCAACTGCTAAAAAGTCTTCACATTCCATAGTTTGTTTTTCACCATTTCTATTAAAATATTCAACAATAATATGTTGAGCTCTTTTAACATCTTCGTGAAAACCAGGAACACTTAAACACCCTTCAGTAAAAACTTGTTCGCCATCTTTGTGAGTAATTACAGGATTAATTGCCTCAATTAACTCTTCTTTATTTTGAACGTCATTTTCATCAGGAATACTTATGATTAATATGTTTAAAGGAATTGATACTTGAATAGCAGCAAGACCTACTCCACTTTGATCAACCATTGTTTCATACATATCATCAAGAAGAGTATGAAGTTCTTCATTGAACTCCATTACATCTTCTGACTTTGTTCGAAGTAATTTATTTGGATAAGTAATAACTTCTCTAATCATTATCTATCTCTATTTGTGCTTTTCGATAACTTCATCAACTAAACCGTATTCACAAGCTTCTTGCGCACTCATAAAGTTATCTCTATCAGTGTCTTTTTCAATAGTTTCAATATCTTGACCAGTTTGTTCTGCAATCATAGCATTTAAACCGTCTTTCATTCTTTGAATCTCTTTAGCTTGAATTTGAATATCAGTAGCTTGCCCTTGAGCTCCACCTAATGGTTGATGAATCATAATTCTAGAGTTAGGAAGAGAATATCTCTTACCTTTAACTCCAGAAGATAATAAAAATGCACCCATTGATGCTGCTTGTCCTATACAAATAGTACAAACATCAGGTTTAATATAATTCATAGTGTCATAAATAGACATACCACTAGTGATAACTCCACCTGGAGAGTTGATGTATAAGTAGATATCTTTATCTGGATCTTCTGCTTCTAAGAACAGTAATTGTGCAACTACAGTAGAAGCAACTTGATCATTGATTTCTCCACTTAACATGATAATTCTATCTTTTAAAAGTCTAGAATAGATATCATAACTTCTCTCGCCTCTTCCGCTTTTCTCAACTACGTATGGTATATAACTCATTTATTTATCCTATATTTTATTAGATTAGTTACCTAATTTTTCGTCTAATAATTTAGAGATAACTCTCTCTTCAATCATTGACATTTTAATAGCTGGTAAATATCCTGCTTCTTCGTATTGTTTTAATACGTCTTGAGGATTTTGTCCCATTTGCATTGCTTCGAAGTATAATACTTGAGTAACTTCTTGATCAGAAACTTCAACTTCTTCAGCTTTAGCTAATGCATCTACGATGAATGTAGCTTTTACAGAAGATTCAGCTTCAGCTTTTAATTCTTCTCTAATTTCTTCAACTTTAGCAGCATCTTCTTGTAATACTTTGATTTCGTCTTCGCTCATAGTTCTTACTTTGTTGTTTAACGCGTGGTTAACTTCTTGATCAACTACTGAAGATGGTAATGCAAATTGTAATTTTTCAACTAAAGTGTTTAAGTACTCAGGTTTTAATTCTTCTCTGTAGTATTTAGCTTTAACTTCGTTTTTGATTTGCTCAGTAATTTTTTCTTTTAATGTATCAATAGTTACATTTTCTTCTTGAGGAAGCATTTTTTGTGCGAATTCGTCAGTTAATTCAGCAGCAGCTTTTTCTTGAATTTCATGTAAAGTTACTTTAAATACAGCTTCTTTACCAGCTAAATCTTTTGATTGGTACTCTTCTGGGAAAGTAACAGTGATATCTTTAGATTCTTCATATTTCATACCAATTACTTGCTCTTCAAATCCTGGGATAAATGAACCAGAACCTACATGTAATGGATACTTCTCAGCTTTTCCACCTTCAAATGCAACACCATCAACGAAACCTTCGAAATCGATTACCGCGTGATCTTGATCTCTAACCATTCTTTTTCTAGTAATTTTTACTAATGGTGCAGATTGTCCAGCCATTTCTTCTAACTTAGCGTTAACTTCGTCTTCAGAAACTGTTTTTTCTTCAACAGCAGGGATTAATGCTTTGTAATCTCCTAAGTCAACATTTGGTTTAGTTGCAACTTTTACTTCAACTTCAACAGAACCGTCTTCTTTTTTGTCATATTTAGTAATTGATGGCTCACCAATTAAGTCTTCATTAGCAATGTTTAATTCTTTTAAACCATCTGCTAAAATAGCTCTTAATGCTTCACCTTCAGCATCTTCAGTTAACTTATCAGCATATCTTTGCTTAACAACAGCAACAGGAACCTTACCTTTTCTAAAACCTTGGATATCCATAGTTTTAGCAGCTTGTTTCGCTACTTTGTCTAAGTTACTTTCGATAGTTTCCTTAGCAATTGATGCAGAAATTACAGCGTTTGCTTCGTCAACTCTTTGTGCGTTAAATTCCATTAAATTCACTCCGATTGTTATATTTTTAGCCGTGATTTTAGCTAAAAATTACTAAGGCTTTAATAAAATACTATTTTAAAAGGAGTTATCTTGAGTTTTATCTATACAAATGTACTTTTTTTAATGCTAATTCCAGCATTATTGCTAATGTTTTTACTAATAAGTAAAAGAAACAATTTTGAACAATATTTTTCAAAAGAAGCATTAGATAAGTTATCAGTTTCTAATCAATATTTTTCAAAGAAAGCTAGAAATATTACACTTTTTATTTCACTTATATTCATGATAATTGCACTGGCTCGTCCAGTTACAAATGAAAAAGAGCAAAGAGTTAAACAAGAACTTAATACATTACTTGTTGCAATTGATGTTTCAAAATCTATGCTTGCTACTGATTTGTATCCAAATAGATTAGATTTTGCTACAAAAAAGTTATTAAGTATAATTGAGAATTCAAAAGATACAGCTATTGCTGTAATACTATTTGCAAAGTCTTCATTTATTTTATCTCCATTAACAGAAGATTTTCATTCTTTAAAAATTCTAGTTGAGAATTTAGACACAGGTGCAAATTTTGATAATGGTACAAATATTTATTCAACTTTAGAAGTTACAAATAAATTGCTAAAAAATTCAGCAAATAAAAATCTACTATTACTTACAGATGGTGGTGATAAAAAAGATTTTGAAAAAGAAATAGATTTTGCAAAAGAAAATAAGATAAATGTCTATACTATAGCTCTTGCTTCAAAAGAAGGATCAGCAATAAAACTTCAAGATGGAAATTTTCTAACTAATAAAAATGGAGATATAGTTACTCTGTCTGTAAATGAAAATATAAAAAAGCTAGCTCTTAGTACTAATGGTGGTTATATAAATTATTCTATAAATAATAGTGATATAAATGCAATTTTAAATGATATATTAAAAACATCAAAAAAAGAGAATATTCAATCAAAGAAATATAAAACTTATACTGAACTATTTTATTATCCTTTGGCTATTGGCATATTTTTATTATTACTTGCATTTTCATCACTTCCAAAAATTAGATTCTCTAGGAATAAATCTAATAGTCTCTTTTTAGTTTTATTTGTCTCATTGTTTTTAACAAATGATACTTATGCTTCTATATTTGATTTTCAGACCATAGAGCAAGCTAATGCAGATTATAAAGCCAAAGAGTACCAAAATGCTACAAAAGAGTATTCAAAGCTCTCATCTTCAAAAGAACAACAATACAATCTCGCAAACTCTTTATACAAAGAAAATAAATATAAAGAAGCTATAGAGAAATATAAAAATATTAAAAGTGAAGATAGAAATCTAAACTTTAACAAATTACATAATATTGGAAATGCCTATGCAAAAAGTAATGACTTACAAAATGCAAAAAAATCTTATGAAGAAGCATTAAAAATAAAAAATGATAAACAAACACAAGAAAATCTTGACACAGTAAATAAAGCTTTAGAGAAAAAAGAAAAAAAGAAGAAAGATCAAAAAGGTCAAAAAAAGAATAAAGAAAAAAAACAAGAGAAAAAGAAAAAAGAAGATAAAAAACAAGAAAAATCTAATGACTCAAAAGAGAATAAAAAGAACAAAAAAGAAAACAAGAAAAAAGATGCAGAAAAAAAAGAGCATAAAGAAAAGAAAAAGTCTGATCAAAAAATAAATAAAAAAGAGATGTCAGATAAAGAAGAGAATAGATGGTTAAAACAATTAGAAAAAAAGAAAGCTAATTCTTTATTAAAAAAAATAGAATCATCGCAAGAAGATGATTCTATTAATCCATGGTAAATCTAAAATTTTCTAGAATTAGTAGTTTTTAGATTTTCTCATTTGAAGTAACTCTCTTTGAACAGAGATGTTTACTTCTTCATTTGGTTCATAATCAAGTGAATAATTTCTTCCATCATAATCAACAGAATTTAAAATCACTTTCATAGCTTCAAGTCTTGCTTTATGTTTATCATCAGATCTTACAATATGCCAAGGTGCTGATCTTGAAGTCGTACGTCTAAGCATTTCGTATTTTTTCTCTGAGAATTCATCCCATAAATCTTGTGCTTGCATATCTACTTCTGAGAATTTCCATTGTCTTAATGGATCTTCAATTCTTCTATCAAATCTTCTTTTTTGTTCTTCTTTTGATACAGAGAAATAAAGTTTGATTAGAATCATTCCTTGTCTTACTAAATCTTGCTCAAAATTAACAACATCTTCCATAAAGATTTCATGTTCTTCTTGTGTACAGAATCCAAAAATTGGTTCAACCATTGCTCTGTTATACCAAGATCTATCAAATAGTACAATTTCTCCACCAGTAGGGAAATGTTCAATATATCTTTGGAAGAACCATTGATTTTTTTGAGTATCTGTTGGTTTACCAAGAGCTACTATTCTGTAATGCTTATTATTCATATATCTAGTGATTCGTCTAATAGCACCACCTTTTCCAGAAGCATCTCTTCCTTCAAAAATAATAATCATTCTTTTGTTTTGTGACTCAAGGAAATTTTGAAGTTTAATTAATTCAATTTGATATTTTTTTAGTTCTTCTAAATCATAAATCTTTTGAATACCTTCATTTAAAACCTGAGGATCAAGTTTTTTGTAATCTCCAAGAATTTCAATTAACTGTTCATTCTCTTCAATTATTTTTGCTAATGCTTCATTATTTGGGCTATCTGTATTAATTGACACTTGTTTTGATATTTCCTCTTCTTTTTTTACAACTATTGATTCTTTAAAAATATTCATTAAGTCTAATGCTGATTTTTTAGTAAGGTTATCTTTTTTTGTATATCCTAATACTTTAACATATCGTTTTCTCTCAAACTGAAATCTTGCGATATATTTTTTACCAAATATTGGATGTGATGCTTTTGAGATATATAATCCACTGTAATTCGTCTTTTCAAAATCGCTTAAATTCATCTACTATGCCTTCGCAAACTTATTTTCTTGTTCCATATTTTCAATCTCTTCTGTACCTGTAATTAGTACATTACGATCCACTTTTATTGTTTCGTCTTCTACTTTTGCTGGATATTCCACATGATTTAAAATATGTTTAATACAGTTTATTCTTGCTTTTTTCTTATTATCACTTCTAATTACAGTCCATGGAGAAATATCTGAATTAGATGACATTAACATTGAAAATTTAGCTATTGTATATTTATCCCAATACTTTTGTGACTCCATATCAACAGGAGATAGTTTGTATTGTTTTAAAGGATCTGTTTCTCTTTT contains the following coding sequences:
- the clpP gene encoding ATP-dependent Clp endopeptidase proteolytic subunit ClpP; protein product: MSYIPYVVEKSGRGERSYDIYSRLLKDRIIMLSGEINDQVASTVVAQLLFLEAEDPDKDIYLYINSPGGVITSGMSIYDTMNYIKPDVCTICIGQAASMGAFLLSSGVKGKRYSLPNSRIMIHQPLGGAQGQATDIQIQAKEIQRMKDGLNAMIAEQTGQDIETIEKDTDRDNFMSAQEACEYGLVDEVIEKHK
- a CDS encoding vWA domain-containing protein, whose amino-acid sequence is MSFIYTNVLFLMLIPALLLMFLLISKRNNFEQYFSKEALDKLSVSNQYFSKKARNITLFISLIFMIIALARPVTNEKEQRVKQELNTLLVAIDVSKSMLATDLYPNRLDFATKKLLSIIENSKDTAIAVILFAKSSFILSPLTEDFHSLKILVENLDTGANFDNGTNIYSTLEVTNKLLKNSANKNLLLLTDGGDKKDFEKEIDFAKENKINVYTIALASKEGSAIKLQDGNFLTNKNGDIVTLSVNENIKKLALSTNGGYINYSINNSDINAILNDILKTSKKENIQSKKYKTYTELFYYPLAIGIFLLLLAFSSLPKIRFSRNKSNSLFLVLFVSLFLTNDTYASIFDFQTIEQANADYKAKEYQNATKEYSKLSSSKEQQYNLANSLYKENKYKEAIEKYKNIKSEDRNLNFNKLHNIGNAYAKSNDLQNAKKSYEEALKIKNDKQTQENLDTVNKALEKKEKKKKDQKGQKKNKEKKQEKKKKEDKKQEKSNDSKENKKNKKENKKKDAEKKEHKEKKKSDQKINKKEMSDKEENRWLKQLEKKKANSLLKKIESSQEDDSINPW
- a CDS encoding PAS domain-containing protein, which produces MAAGQETVLDDYAFLVSETDSKGIIKFANNDFCNIAEFTLDELLDQPHSMVRHKDMPRKAFKSLWDTVQKGQIWTGYVKNATKSGGYYWVYATVYPFESCDGSQGFMSCRRKASKQEIAAAEDLYRQWNKEEGR
- the def gene encoding peptide deformylase, producing MIREVITYPNKLLRTKSEDVMEFNEELHTLLDDMYETMVDQSGVGLAAIQVSIPLNILIISIPDENDVQNKEELIEAINPVITHKDGEQVFTEGCLSVPGFHEDVKRAQHIIVEYFNRNGEKQTMECEDFLAVAWQHEMEHLEGHLFIENLSFLKRKKFEKEWKRRLKDKKK
- a CDS encoding methyl-accepting chemotaxis protein yields the protein MFGSVSNAQLEIINAYFKQFVELVQYRKNKFEYVESTGNAKVDRMFNEWNQLIQSTEDQIKVDMKVLGETVLNLDKVEQGTYNCRIKSNTTNPMIHTLKGTINQMLNSVENDMTDLKNVVNSYAHDDFTSQVNVNPKLKDTMLEVVTSVNSLGNSLASSAKSNFENGQSLENNASIMKNSMHNLAAKANEQAASLEETSAAVEEITSITRNNAQNATKMATLGQTVKSAVTNGQDLASKTAESMEEINTKVSSINEAITVIDQIAFQTNILSLNAAVEAATAGEAGKGFAVVAQEVRNLASRSAEAAKEIKDLVEDANTKANEGKNISDEMIKGYETLNTHISETIGIIEDVSSSSREQMTGIEQINDAITMLDRVTQENASEANQTTNISNEVSEMANQLVTDAQNKKF
- the ppk2 gene encoding polyphosphate kinase 2, with translation MNLSDFEKTNYSGLYISKASHPIFGKKYIARFQFERKRYVKVLGYTKKDNLTKKSALDLMNIFKESIVVKKEEEISKQVSINTDSPNNEALAKIIEENEQLIEILGDYKKLDPQVLNEGIQKIYDLEELKKYQIELIKLQNFLESQNKRMIIIFEGRDASGKGGAIRRITRYMNNKHYRIVALGKPTDTQKNQWFFQRYIEHFPTGGEIVLFDRSWYNRAMVEPIFGFCTQEEHEIFMEDVVNFEQDLVRQGMILIKLYFSVSKEEQKRRFDRRIEDPLRQWKFSEVDMQAQDLWDEFSEKKYEMLRRTTSRSAPWHIVRSDDKHKARLEAMKVILNSVDYDGRNYSLDYEPNEEVNISVQRELLQMRKSKNY
- a CDS encoding YifB family Mg chelatase-like AAA ATPase; translated protein: MKYIKSASLDSLDALCVNVEATFTKGLPSFTIVGLISTSISESKERVKSALLTNDFKFPPLKIIVNLSPSEIKKKGSHFDLSIALLICLYNEKNINLEDYYIFGELGLDGKIKDTSSIFPIVLSLAKQKEINSILVCENTAKKISKIPNLKIYVIKDISSAIDFFKSDDKEKYRFKKDEMTFDKITIKNEEFYFDNKYDEDFSDIFGQDIPKFAALVSAAGNHNLLMEGSPGCGKSMIAKRLKYIMPPMSLDEILEKAKLQALDYKEVDFIPQRSYRAPHNSSTKSSIFGGGSSNAKIGEIALSNNGILFFDELPHFSKSVLEALREPLEDNKILISRVNTKTTYDTKFTFISAMNPCPCGNLLSTVKECRCNEMEIQRYKNRLSEPFLDRIDLYVVMNDSFKDNKNKVSSKELHESVIKAFIVQKERGQIELNGKLSDKEIKKYCVLDDTSSELLEKAIVNYQLSFRSINKVLKVARTIADLNGNEKIEKTDLLKSLNFRRR
- the era gene encoding GTPase Era, whose translation is MTKCGYVSVVGRPNAGKSSLLNWLVGEKIAMVSHKANATRKRSNIIVMHEDDQIIFVDTPGIHETEKLINQFMLEEALKAMGDCDLILFLAPVTDKLTHYEDFLVKNKKNVKHVLLLTKIDNVSNEEVLAKMKEYEKFSDRYESVIPVSIKKATTHANILDSVVKHLPEHPYLFDPEIMTTEHLRDIFKEFIRESIFDNISDEIPYETDVLVNKVEEKPGVDVIKATIIVQKSTQKGMIIGKNASAIKRIGKDARLKIEKLTGRKCYLELFVSIKKGWTKNKQGLKDLGYDIEL
- the tig gene encoding trigger factor, with the protein product MEFNAQRVDEANAVISASIAKETIESNLDKVAKQAAKTMDIQGFRKGKVPVAVVKQRYADKLTEDAEGEALRAILADGLKELNIANEDLIGEPSITKYDKKEDGSVEVEVKVATKPNVDLGDYKALIPAVEEKTVSEDEVNAKLEEMAGQSAPLVKITRKRMVRDQDHAVIDFEGFVDGVAFEGGKAEKYPLHVGSGSFIPGFEEQVIGMKYEESKDITVTFPEEYQSKDLAGKEAVFKVTLHEIQEKAAAELTDEFAQKMLPQEENVTIDTLKEKITEQIKNEVKAKYYREELKPEYLNTLVEKLQFALPSSVVDQEVNHALNNKVRTMSEDEIKVLQEDAAKVEEIREELKAEAESSVKATFIVDALAKAEEVEVSDQEVTQVLYFEAMQMGQNPQDVLKQYEEAGYLPAIKMSMIEERVISKLLDEKLGN